From the Ostrinia nubilalis chromosome 8, ilOstNubi1.1, whole genome shotgun sequence genome, one window contains:
- the LOC135073830 gene encoding uncharacterized protein LOC135073830: MSAVNYPVTPGSKEAKQTQLKAVNCQSECITNKQYAIQQSHMIQIVSDLANQMAEINRKLDLPLARSEETFSPTDDNAGLSELLMSFLSGIGGRNVRSLTTNMLRRIILDDVAELYSLTGKQMKNSNKKSFMSTETYKLIFQICRKINEDVTEDSLKEIISDWLNQAKVRLSKRAETQNKEKNQ; this comes from the exons ATGTCTGCTGTAAATTACCCAGTCACCCCCGGTTCTAAAGAGGCCAAGCAAACACAACTCAAAGCTGTTAACTGCCAATCag agTGCATTACAAACAAGCAATATGCTATACAGCAGAGTCATATGATTCAGATTGTGTCAGACCTAGCTAACCAAATGGCTGAAATCAATAGAAAATTGGATTTACCGTTAGCTAGGTCCGAAGAAACATTTTCACCAACAGATGACAATGCAGGTCTTTCAGAACTTTTG atGTCATTTTTGTCTGGTATTGGCGGCAGAAATGTAAGAAGCCTTACGACTAATATGTTGAGACGAATAATTCTAGATGATGTAGCCGAGTTGTATTCGTTAACTGGGAAACAgatgaaaaattcgaataaaaagtcatttatgAGTACAGAAACCTATAAATTAATCTTTC aaatatGTAGAAAAATCAACGAAGATGTAACTGAAGACAGTCTAAAAGAAATTATAAGTGATTGGCTAAATCAAGCTAAAGTTAGACTTTCAAAAAG agcagaaacacaaaataaagaaaaaaaccaATAG